A single genomic interval of Pseudochaenichthys georgianus chromosome 3, fPseGeo1.2, whole genome shotgun sequence harbors:
- the LOC117442426 gene encoding LOW QUALITY PROTEIN: NTPase KAP family P-loop domain-containing protein 1-like (The sequence of the model RefSeq protein was modified relative to this genomic sequence to represent the inferred CDS: inserted 1 base in 1 codon; deleted 2 bases in 2 codons): MKHHTVIMYNPTKDDIYAYALSKTLTKVSSPATVGLYSSCQNRLNMILGQMEVYMKQEASRIEQEYKGRFQPRSARPSIGGFLALIGRMLFYRPIWTEDNQQHHNVRFIYVHFSAWHFAGSDLLWAGLAIRLFQAMQMSFGKLQIVLYRVTQHDEEMEVQNKRVEDGLNHWRSKKVCCCPLWFLLLSILMVPLLVLVFTLTFGLPNSEMKPGGAVNGTNTSHVGVFEGLIIASIGLPAAGALRFVFQMVKNLIFSQDLNIRKGMDNERVSSQLGFMNDVRKEMWLLSQFIQFMEVFERRRIRVVLKITNLDRCSPKKIVSVLDAINILLSDEESPYISILSVDPDVLVQKVNFADGCFSKQDRAYGLLNGIVTLAFTVPPLGDDSKRSLFYSLTSNSKSPDDLSMSKYKQGTGALKKKSSSDVFSVEFAIETQESYPLMDKNTAALDVKDEEVEKLVRSILNSNERNLNKYMFEDATSMRRVINSIRVTVIIMKALQKELPRPEYIAAWVVLANQWPCRLSWILQCVEDAQQRADIELDNVPKADDSKTLWKVFQKSRAELYVMSAQIEDLLEQDGDPEMFERFLTVDFKFTVKDLKTFEGSTVNLDHSIRKELAHIRGTSRLKDSGWMRNLXPLPITTIINMDTEDVCKELERLDYHSKYNDIVRRNNLNGSALLFGDTDDLKELLQMTFGEWTRFRLHFLGVHHVSDNVQNMAPTASHPQANPSGFHFHMPNQYSSNTNLVNGSM, from the exons ATGAAG CACCACACAGTAATCATGTATAATCCAACAAAAG ATGATATATATGCATATGCATTGTCGAAGACCTTGACAAAAGTGTCATCACCTGCCACTGTAGGACTCTACTCTTCATGTCAGAATCGACTTAACATGATCCTCGGACAAATGGAAG TGTACATGAAGCAGGAAGCGTCAAGGATTGAGCAGGAATACAAAGGAAGGTTCCAGCCTCGCTCAGCGAGACCATCAATCGGCGGTTTTCTAGCTCTCATTGGAAGAATGCTCTTCTACAGACCCATTTGGACAGAGGACAATCAGCAGCACCATAACGTCAGATTCATTTATGTACATTTTAGTGCCTGGCATTTTGCAGGCAGTGACCTGCTGTGGGCCGGGCTAGCCATACGGCTGTTTCAGGCCATGCAGATGAGCTTTGGGAAATTACAGATTGTACTCTATCGTGTGACTCAACATGATGAAGAAATGGAAGTCCAGAATAAG aGAGTGGAGGATGGTCTCAACCATTGGAGGTCCAAAAAGGTTTGCTGCTGCCCTCTGTGGTTTCTCCTCCTGTCCATCCTCATGGTACCACTTTTAGTCCTGGTTTTCACATTGACTTTTGGTCTTCCCAATTCTGAGATGAAACCAGGTGGAGCAGTGAATGGAACAAACACAAGCCATGTGGGAGTGTTTGAGGGCCTGATCATCGCTTCCATTGGACTCCCTGCAGCAGGAGCTTTGAGGTTTGTCTTTCAGATGGTTAAGAACCTCATCTTCAGCCAGGATCTGAACATTAGGAAGGGAATGGACAATGAGCGAGTCAGCAGCCAACTTGGCTTCATGAACGACGTCAGGAAAGAAATGTGGTTACTGTCTCAATTCATCCAGTTTATGGAGGTGTTTGAGAGAAGGAGGATCCGAGTGGTACTGAAGATCACCAATCTCGACCGCTGCTCCCCAAAGAAGATTGTTTCCGTTTTGGATGCCATTAACATTCTGCTTTCAGATGAGGAAAGTCCGTATATTTCCATTCTGTCTGTAGATCCAGATGTTCTTGTACAGAAAGTGAACTTTGCAGATGGTTGCTTCAGCAAACAAGACAGAGCTTATGGATTGTTGAACGGAATTGTGACTCTGGCCTTTACAGTCCCACCACTGGGCGATGACTCAAAGCGCAGTTTATTTTACAGCCTCACTAGCAATTCAAAATCCCCTGATGACTTAAGCATGAGCAAATATAAGCAAGGAACTGGGGCtctaaaaaaaaagtcttcctcaGATGTATTCTCAGTGGAGTTTGCCATTGAAACGCAAGAGTCATATCCACTGATGGATAAAAATACAGCAGCACTGGATGTAAAGGACGAGGAAGTAGAGAAGTTGGTTAGGAGCATCCTGAACAGCAACGAGAGGAATCTTAACAAGTACATGTTCGAGGATGCCACGTCTATGAGGAGGGTGATCAACTCCATTCGAGTGACTGTGATAATCATGAAGGCCTTGCAGAAAGAGCTTCCTAGACCAGAATACATCGCTGCATGGGTGGTCTTAGCTAATCAGTGGCCCTGCCGCCTCAGCTGGATCCTCCAGTGTGTGGAAGACGCTCAGCAGAGAGCAGATATTGAACTTGACAATGTTCCCAAGGCTGACGATTCAAAAACCTTGTGGAAAGTCTTCCAAAAATCCAGGGCAGAGCTGTATGTGATGAGTGCACAGATTGAGGACCTCCTCGAGCAGGATGGAGATCCTGAAATGTTTGAAAGATTTCTCACAGTAGATTTCAAATTCACCGTAAAGGACTTGAAGACCTTTGAAGGTTCGACAGTAAACCTGGATCATTCAATCAGGAAGGAGCTGGCTCACATCAGAGGGACATCCAGGCTGAAAGATTCTGGCTGGATGAGGAACC GCCCTCTGCCAATCACAACCATCATCAACATGGATACAGAAGATGTTTGTAAAGAA TTGGAGAGGCTGGACTACCACAGTAAGTATAATGATATTGTGAGAAGAAATAACCTCAATGGTTCA GCCCTGCTCTTTGGTGATACAGATGACCTCAAAGAGCTCCTACAAATGACCTTTGGAGAATGGACAAGATTCAGACTGCACTTCCTGGGTGTACATCACGTCTCCGACAAC GTACAGAACATGGCCCCGACAGCTTCTCATCCTCAGGCCAATCCATCAGGATTTCACTTCCACATGCCTAATCAGTACTCGTCTAATACAAATCTGGTTAACGGCAGCATGTAA